One window of the Candidatus Lokiarchaeota archaeon genome contains the following:
- a CDS encoding ATP-binding cassette domain-containing protein — protein MKSPIRLENVWKTYHTGSNREVHAVADVTLEIVEGKATAIAGPSGAGKTTLLSIISLLTSPSRGEVFLRGTSISGTSEVFKTKMRREEIGIVFQSEYLFPHLSAIENVALPKLCTDMSISNAEEQAEEKLEKLELSHRKNFRVAELSGGEKQRVSIARALINSPRILIADEPGSSMDVDLTTNTLSQLRQLIDQEEMTVVVASHNTRVLDWADTVVDIRNGRIE, from the coding sequence ATGAAAAGTCCAATCCGACTTGAGAATGTCTGGAAGACCTATCATACCGGATCAAATAGAGAAGTCCACGCCGTGGCTGACGTAACTCTGGAAATAGTGGAAGGCAAGGCAACAGCCATTGCAGGACCGAGTGGAGCCGGAAAGACGACGCTGCTGAGTATCATCTCTTTGCTTACATCACCCAGTCGTGGGGAGGTTTTTCTGCGAGGCACAAGCATTTCAGGCACCTCTGAAGTCTTCAAAACAAAGATGAGGAGAGAGGAGATTGGCATCGTGTTTCAATCAGAGTATCTCTTTCCTCATCTAAGTGCAATAGAGAACGTTGCCCTTCCGAAGCTTTGTACAGACATGAGTATCTCAAACGCAGAGGAACAGGCTGAAGAGAAACTAGAGAAGCTTGAGTTGAGCCATCGCAAGAATTTCAGAGTTGCAGAACTCAGTGGAGGTGAGAAGCAAAGGGTGAGTATAGCCCGCGCTTTAATCAACTCGCCTAGGATCCTGATTGCCGACGAACCCGGTAGTTCTATGGATGTCGACCTAACGACAAACACACTTTCGCAATTGCGCCAGCTTATAGACCAAGAAGAGATGACTGTTGTAGTGGCTTCTCACAATACTCGGGTCCTGGACTGGGCAGACACAGTTGTGGATATCAGGAACGGGAGAATTGAGTAA
- a CDS encoding FtsX-like permease family protein, whose amino-acid sequence MGVRKHANLANYAIGNVIKHRSKTVAIILALAMSTSLLCSIEFIRQGVAQDFSLSLDEGPDITVQKLVGGRQAPCPISWRDNLTAYSGVEDVLPRVWGYADVGSGKLMTIMGINPAQYEETPGAVGTDIIGEGSFLPQNDTHKLVVGQGILDLMQRSMASVSLGVGSQISLIAYDNSLIPFEIVGIFSSKSKIYSYDILMTDIQSAREVLGVANDSCTDIAVWTSPGYNTNSIALQMDNTFPEARILSKSAMRDMGLRAYSVRAGIVALLWAVLLLVVVLLAFTVSSSGSDEARREVGLLKALGFDTVDVLEIRMFENLILGLLGCSTGISFAIVYDYFLGAPLLSEFVLGWSTSLLLGGMPLMVSPSTIFTAYAVGIAPILVASVIPAWRNAITEPDIVLRGV is encoded by the coding sequence ATGGGCGTAAGAAAGCACGCTAATCTGGCGAATTACGCAATCGGTAATGTCATCAAACACAGAAGCAAGACAGTAGCTATCATTCTTGCTTTAGCCATGTCTACTTCACTTCTTTGCTCAATTGAATTCATCAGGCAAGGCGTTGCACAGGATTTTTCCCTCTCACTGGATGAAGGTCCAGATATCACAGTACAGAAACTTGTTGGAGGAAGACAAGCACCATGCCCCATTTCGTGGCGTGATAATCTGACGGCATACAGTGGTGTTGAGGATGTTTTACCTCGTGTCTGGGGGTACGCAGACGTTGGCAGTGGAAAATTGATGACGATTATGGGAATCAATCCTGCCCAGTATGAAGAGACTCCGGGGGCAGTTGGAACAGATATCATAGGAGAGGGATCGTTCTTGCCCCAGAATGACACACATAAGCTTGTTGTGGGACAAGGAATTCTGGATTTGATGCAAAGGTCAATGGCATCAGTGAGCCTCGGTGTTGGTTCTCAAATAAGCTTGATTGCTTATGACAACTCGCTCATTCCCTTTGAAATTGTTGGGATTTTCTCCAGCAAATCGAAAATCTACAGCTATGATATCCTTATGACGGATATTCAGAGCGCGAGAGAGGTGCTAGGAGTTGCCAATGACTCGTGCACGGATATCGCAGTCTGGACAAGTCCAGGATACAATACCAACAGCATAGCGCTTCAAATGGATAACACCTTCCCGGAGGCGCGGATACTCAGCAAATCCGCCATGCGGGATATGGGACTTCGTGCTTATTCGGTTCGAGCCGGCATAGTAGCGTTGCTCTGGGCTGTTCTGCTACTTGTTGTGGTTCTTCTTGCATTCACAGTTTCAAGTTCAGGCTCAGATGAAGCACGGAGGGAAGTTGGTCTTCTCAAGGCACTTGGATTCGACACAGTTGATGTCCTAGAAATTCGTATGTTCGAGAACCTCATTCTGGGCCTATTGGGGTGTAGCACTGGAATCAGCTTTGCAATAGTCTATGATTATTTCTTGGGGGCACCTCTTCTTTCTGAGTTTGTTCTGGGGTGGAGCACCAGTTTGCTTCTAGGTGGTATGCCGCTCATGGTTTCACCAAGCACTATTTTCACAGCCTACGCCGTTGGTATAGCTCCGATTCTAGTTGCTTCGGTGATTCCTGCTTGGCGAAACGCCATTACCGAACCAGATATCGTATTGCGAGGTGTGTGA
- a CDS encoding DUF4418 family protein: MKTEAIIYLLTMILGILVAIAPWTFAPVCVTQMRCWFTRDVETVLGAAIALLSFLGMYTSLGTAE, from the coding sequence GTGAAAACTGAAGCAATAATCTATCTTCTAACTATGATTCTTGGAATCCTCGTAGCAATAGCACCATGGACATTTGCACCGGTCTGTGTAACGCAGATGCGATGCTGGTTTACTCGGGATGTAGAGACGGTTCTAGGTGCGGCCATTGCACTCCTGAGTTTCCTAGGCATGTATACATCTCTTGGAACCGCTGAGTAA
- a CDS encoding DNA polymerase subunit beta: MREELEWLSDLTPIQGVLLFGSYVRGEMSPKSGIDVCVVAPDAETPKEKADLLGEIWKRINADKYDVRLFEELPLYMKMNVIREHEILFCDDVPALFEYFYFYRKLWADQTHKQSLSY; this comes from the coding sequence ATAAGAGAAGAACTTGAGTGGCTAAGTGATTTGACCCCGATACAAGGTGTACTGCTGTTTGGTTCTTACGTGCGTGGGGAAATGAGCCCGAAAAGCGGTATTGACGTCTGTGTTGTTGCTCCAGATGCAGAAACACCAAAAGAGAAGGCGGATTTGCTCGGGGAAATCTGGAAGAGAATCAATGCGGATAAATACGATGTAAGGTTGTTTGAAGAGCTTCCGCTTTATATGAAAATGAATGTCATCCGAGAACACGAAATCCTATTCTGCGATGATGTCCCGGCACTCTTCGAGTATTTCTATTTTTATCGCAAGCTGTGGGCGGATCAAACGCACAAACAAAGCCTTAGCTACTGA
- a CDS encoding DUF86 domain-containing protein encodes MSNEVRRKRYMQKLSHGRMRISLLNQKLQSDSDFNDTETLLIIQKAYQEAVEVSTDVLAMMLKDNELPPMDNYSNIKMAKNNHIISEESANVLREANGLRNRIVLIYNDLDVDLLIESVRRTLPKIEKYMEEVEDWMSQSFTK; translated from the coding sequence ATGTCGAATGAAGTCCGCCGCAAACGATACATGCAGAAACTCAGCCATGGCAGAATGCGGATTTCTCTATTGAACCAAAAACTTCAGTCGGATAGCGATTTCAACGATACAGAAACTCTACTCATAATACAAAAGGCATACCAAGAAGCTGTCGAGGTTTCAACCGATGTCCTAGCTATGATGCTTAAAGATAACGAATTGCCACCTATGGATAACTACTCGAATATCAAGATGGCAAAAAATAATCACATCATTTCTGAAGAATCAGCGAATGTTCTTAGAGAAGCTAATGGACTCAGAAATCGAATAGTACTCATCTACAATGACTTGGATGTTGATCTACTCATTGAAAGTGTAAGACGAACCCTTCCGAAAATAGAGAAGTATATGGAGGAGGTAGAAGATTGGATGTCCCAGAGCTTCACCAAATAA
- a CDS encoding DUF2225 domain-containing protein: protein MTTFAPITLNCPACHEDFESSVVASCGYASTRSDYRPNYWGANPTEFHYHLCPSCGFCGRRKVFELTINISELNNELKELPIPERGMLSDRIVHAIKCLELLVKHKIMKSDPYDFASEWVTAYWWARNKNREKQYAMKALNLFEKAFSQHLIPLEQRATTKYLMGEINRRIGRKEEAHTYFDEVIELTKKGTQIHDLALRQKTAPEDNI from the coding sequence ATGACCACCTTTGCACCCATAACCCTCAATTGTCCAGCTTGCCACGAGGATTTCGAAAGCAGTGTTGTTGCAAGTTGCGGCTATGCTTCAACAAGATCAGATTACAGGCCGAACTACTGGGGAGCTAATCCAACAGAATTTCACTACCATTTATGTCCCTCCTGTGGATTCTGTGGTCGCAGGAAAGTTTTCGAATTGACAATAAATATCAGTGAACTCAATAATGAGTTGAAAGAGCTGCCAATTCCAGAAAGAGGGATGTTATCTGATAGAATTGTACATGCGATTAAATGCCTTGAGCTTTTGGTCAAGCATAAAATCATGAAAAGTGATCCATATGACTTTGCAAGTGAGTGGGTTACAGCTTACTGGTGGGCGCGAAACAAAAATCGAGAGAAGCAATATGCTATGAAAGCATTGAATCTATTTGAGAAAGCATTTAGTCAACACCTAATTCCACTTGAACAAAGAGCTACAACGAAGTACCTCATGGGTGAAATAAACAGGCGGATTGGACGAAAAGAAGAAGCACACACATATTTTGATGAGGTTATTGAGCTTACTAAGAAAGGGACTCAGATCCACGATTTGGCGCTCCGGCAGAAAACCGCTCCTGAAGACAATATTTGA
- a CDS encoding FAD-binding protein: MNIKDRLIEIVGSKYVTDNLADRYIYSFDMTENPGHQPDFIVMPDTVYEIQAIVNLANETLTPLIPYVTGQSVGGLTIPQVEGAVIVDLKRMNRVIEIDRDAMYVLVEPGVTFGHLKRALETECPEFRYTYPLAPPYTSVVANALLQGLCDLSTQHGAMADFINGLEAVLPTGEVVQIGSGILGESNWFGRYPLPDLVGLFSGWQGTSGIVTKMALKIWPKPEHKKHAALFTVGERETTTLLKQIASSQVLEDADCMSISIVKMLLGAEYPVNALEGEPDYGTVLAVSGNTEVEVSEKMAVIEAFVKKANQHGEKHLLVDWDTVSKMMGSQAESWIDFPSDAFKVLTEFDGLTWCGTYIHPKHWGEALTGGRSIVEKYGFELMAFLKPMNGMHFAEFKFIIRFKKESHIVEKVRKCNDELLDFALGLGAIPYKTPVWAARKLQRRIDSGYLKLLRRLRRFLDPNGIMNPGRWAIDS, translated from the coding sequence ATGAATATCAAAGATAGGCTGATTGAAATAGTCGGATCAAAATATGTCACAGATAACCTGGCTGACCGATACATCTATTCTTTTGATATGACCGAGAATCCAGGTCATCAACCTGATTTTATTGTCATGCCGGACACTGTCTATGAGATACAAGCAATTGTTAATTTGGCTAATGAAACATTAACTCCCTTGATTCCATACGTAACTGGACAGAGTGTGGGTGGGCTTACTATTCCTCAGGTTGAAGGAGCTGTTATTGTTGACCTGAAGCGGATGAATCGGGTTATTGAAATCGATCGGGACGCGATGTACGTTCTTGTGGAACCCGGAGTCACATTTGGTCATTTGAAGCGAGCACTGGAAACCGAGTGTCCGGAATTTAGATACACTTACCCCCTCGCCCCTCCATACACATCGGTAGTAGCAAATGCCCTTCTCCAGGGGCTTTGCGACCTTTCAACTCAACACGGCGCGATGGCTGACTTCATCAATGGGCTTGAAGCTGTTCTGCCAACTGGTGAAGTTGTTCAAATTGGTTCGGGAATCTTAGGCGAAAGCAACTGGTTTGGGCGGTACCCTCTTCCTGATCTTGTAGGTCTTTTCTCAGGCTGGCAAGGAACGAGTGGTATCGTTACGAAGATGGCTCTGAAAATCTGGCCCAAGCCTGAGCATAAGAAACATGCCGCCTTGTTCACTGTTGGAGAACGAGAGACAACAACTCTTCTCAAGCAGATTGCTTCAAGTCAAGTTCTTGAGGATGCTGACTGCATGTCTATTTCTATCGTGAAGATGCTTCTTGGAGCTGAATATCCTGTCAACGCCCTAGAAGGCGAACCAGACTATGGAACCGTGCTAGCTGTGTCTGGAAATACTGAAGTGGAAGTTTCAGAGAAGATGGCGGTAATCGAGGCATTTGTGAAAAAGGCAAACCAGCATGGAGAGAAGCATCTCCTCGTAGACTGGGACACTGTAAGCAAGATGATGGGGTCCCAGGCAGAATCATGGATTGATTTTCCGTCAGACGCATTCAAGGTCCTGACTGAATTTGATGGCCTCACGTGGTGCGGCACCTATATTCATCCAAAGCATTGGGGAGAAGCCTTGACGGGCGGCCGTTCTATTGTTGAGAAATATGGTTTTGAATTGATGGCATTCCTGAAACCAATGAACGGAATGCATTTTGCAGAGTTCAAATTCATCATCCGATTCAAGAAAGAATCACACATTGTGGAGAAGGTTAGGAAATGCAATGATGAGCTCTTGGATTTTGCTCTGGGTTTGGGAGCGATTCCGTACAAAACGCCTGTTTGGGCTGCAAGGAAGCTCCAGAGGAGGATTGATTCGGGCTACCTCAAATTGCTGAGAAGGCTCCGTAGATTCCTTGACCCAAATGGCATCATGAATCCTGGACGATGGGCCATAGATAGTTAG
- a CDS encoding DUF86 domain-containing protein — translation MAIDEIIVKRRLASNLEECQFIQQLEEMTHDEFIGDGRNLRASAKAIENISQLIVDIGSHIIAQSNWGIPETYKEAIELLGTHRVIPKNLTKNLKNLVSLRNIFVHRYIDADYDILWSSLERVLSDARSFVSFIREYLDQKQSL, via the coding sequence TTGGCTATTGATGAAATCATCGTTAAGAGAAGATTGGCTTCAAATCTGGAAGAGTGTCAGTTCATTCAGCAGCTGGAAGAGATGACTCATGATGAGTTCATTGGTGACGGACGAAATCTAAGGGCCTCAGCAAAAGCAATAGAGAATATCAGTCAGTTAATAGTAGACATTGGCAGTCACATAATCGCTCAGAGTAACTGGGGCATTCCCGAGACTTACAAAGAGGCTATTGAACTGCTAGGAACTCATAGGGTGATTCCGAAGAACCTCACTAAGAATCTAAAGAACTTGGTCTCGTTGAGAAATATCTTTGTTCACCGATACATAGATGCTGACTATGATATCCTTTGGAGCTCTTTGGAAAGAGTATTATCAGATGCTCGCTCGTTTGTGTCCTTCATAAGAGAATACTTGGATCAAAAACAGTCATTATAA
- a CDS encoding disulfide reductase, translated as MNIHSDLLEQEEWLHRCIKCSTCKYIFRDYSPSCPSGEMFNFESFYASGRIKIAQALEQRELEWNQDLLLPIFACPLCGNCEVQCQAPHQDIIVDLMEDLRRRAVEKIGPLPSHSRFAKSVEKNHNPYGEPHHDRLTAEQLGLPEQADLVYFIGCTSTYREQQISDATLSLLEKAGVEFTVIDEYCCGSPLLRTGQMDLTKSLAKHNVEAFNKAESTRILTSCAGCYRTLSKDYPKLGFTPPEIIHVTELLSELLHNDRLKLRSGIDTRTVTYHDPCHLGRHCGEYDSPRDVIESLPVDFVEMEASRENAWCCGAGGGVKAGFNDFAIWSAEQRIQHAKDVEADILTSSCPFCKRNLSDARKDGDPEILDLVKLIERMLI; from the coding sequence ATGAACATCCACTCAGATCTTCTTGAACAAGAAGAATGGCTCCATCGTTGCATCAAATGTAGCACTTGCAAATACATATTCAGGGATTATTCGCCTTCGTGCCCCTCGGGAGAAATGTTCAATTTCGAGTCATTCTATGCCTCTGGAAGAATCAAGATCGCCCAAGCCCTTGAACAGAGAGAGCTGGAATGGAATCAAGATCTCTTGCTTCCTATTTTCGCATGTCCTCTATGCGGAAACTGCGAAGTTCAATGTCAAGCTCCACATCAGGATATCATCGTTGACCTCATGGAAGATTTGAGAAGAAGAGCAGTTGAGAAAATTGGCCCTCTTCCCTCGCATTCGCGCTTTGCAAAAAGTGTTGAGAAGAATCATAATCCCTATGGTGAACCTCATCATGACCGATTAACTGCAGAGCAATTGGGCCTTCCTGAGCAAGCAGATCTGGTCTATTTCATTGGCTGCACATCCACTTATAGGGAACAACAAATAAGTGATGCGACCCTCTCATTGCTTGAGAAAGCAGGGGTTGAATTTACTGTCATTGACGAATACTGCTGCGGCTCTCCTCTCTTACGAACGGGACAAATGGATTTGACCAAGTCTCTAGCAAAACACAATGTTGAAGCTTTCAATAAAGCTGAATCAACCAGAATACTCACTTCTTGTGCAGGTTGTTATCGAACTCTGAGCAAGGACTACCCTAAACTAGGATTCACGCCTCCAGAAATAATTCACGTCACAGAACTTCTATCAGAACTGCTGCATAATGATAGACTCAAACTACGTAGTGGTATTGACACTCGCACGGTAACATATCATGACCCATGCCATCTAGGTAGGCACTGTGGGGAATATGACTCTCCAAGAGATGTTATTGAATCTCTTCCAGTTGATTTTGTTGAAATGGAAGCGAGCAGGGAAAATGCGTGGTGCTGTGGGGCAGGCGGAGGAGTGAAAGCAGGTTTCAATGATTTTGCAATTTGGAGTGCAGAGCAGAGAATTCAACATGCAAAGGACGTAGAGGCTGACATTCTTACATCTTCGTGTCCTTTTTGTAAAAGAAATCTAAGCGACGCAAGAAAAGATGGTGATCCTGAAATACTCGACTTGGTGAAGCTTATCGAGCGTATGCTAATATGA
- a CDS encoding 4Fe-4S ferredoxin — protein sequence MKTDIVVNYDKCGDPRECKKCLQICAPALFLLYSTDDESDDPDVWRVDVAFTDLCTRCGDCVEVCPKEAITLV from the coding sequence ATGAAGACAGATATCGTCGTCAACTACGACAAATGCGGCGACCCCCGAGAATGTAAGAAGTGCTTGCAGATTTGCGCCCCTGCTTTGTTCTTGCTCTACTCTACAGATGATGAAAGTGACGATCCAGATGTCTGGCGGGTAGATGTAGCATTTACAGATCTTTGTACAAGGTGCGGAGACTGCGTTGAAGTATGTCCAAAAGAAGCAATCACATTGGTATGA
- a CDS encoding 4Fe-4S dicluster domain-containing protein, which produces MCEWCYKHGAGKKWYLNSKNYLEETAEAVGAHEYIYELWKHFEKVYLQKIFGISTRGPGYKFSIPVVGRAIKWYINSWFTKEKPLKGRNPRRAEGHPGQVVPLEDAQHILELADPILKVNCACRHMTRGIEDPCCLAFGALAEMVPKLPRYIPEHGAERLHIDEAKDFVEKMNRGGRVNTVWFGPVPYIAALCSCEYPECAATRLRIDYGLNALYKGEYVAKVDFSKCTGCGTCASRCQFGALTFTDSMNRPFIDAWKCYGCGLCATTCPEGAIEMVDRTAVPAVKDEW; this is translated from the coding sequence ATGTGCGAGTGGTGCTATAAACATGGAGCTGGGAAGAAGTGGTATCTCAACTCGAAAAACTACCTGGAAGAGACTGCCGAAGCTGTCGGGGCTCACGAATATATCTATGAGCTGTGGAAACACTTTGAGAAGGTATATCTCCAGAAGATATTCGGCATTTCAACTAGGGGACCGGGCTACAAGTTTAGTATTCCAGTTGTAGGCCGTGCAATCAAATGGTACATCAACAGTTGGTTCACCAAAGAGAAGCCACTGAAAGGCAGAAATCCACGGAGAGCTGAAGGGCATCCCGGTCAAGTGGTGCCGCTTGAGGACGCTCAGCACATCCTAGAACTTGCAGACCCAATTCTCAAAGTCAACTGTGCTTGCAGACATATGACTCGTGGCATCGAGGATCCCTGCTGTCTGGCCTTCGGAGCACTCGCGGAAATGGTGCCAAAGCTTCCTAGATACATCCCGGAGCATGGTGCAGAACGATTGCACATTGACGAAGCGAAAGACTTCGTGGAAAAAATGAACCGAGGAGGAAGAGTCAACACTGTGTGGTTTGGCCCGGTTCCGTACATCGCTGCTCTTTGCAGCTGTGAATATCCTGAGTGCGCAGCTACGAGGCTTCGCATCGATTATGGTCTTAATGCGTTATACAAAGGAGAATACGTTGCAAAGGTAGATTTCTCCAAATGTACTGGCTGTGGTACTTGTGCTTCACGCTGTCAATTTGGAGCGTTAACATTTACCGATTCAATGAATCGCCCCTTCATTGATGCTTGGAAGTGCTATGGTTGTGGGTTATGTGCCACAACGTGTCCGGAGGGAGCTATTGAGATGGTTGACAGAACAGCCGTTCCCGCGGTCAAGGACGAGTGGTAA
- a CDS encoding GTP-binding protein, with protein MSTKQSSVPVYKVILIGDASVGKSSLIRRLLLDEFDEEYTATVGVDLSAVAFNIEEITPVILTAIDLGGQADFDELRSKYYQGAHFACLVYDISDQRSFDRLEHWYEGLIDSVPDFGSDSKLGMVFGNKSDLDDEREVNSLDGRRYASEINWPFYETSAKTGYNVSKAFTRIAKTLYTKYPPHEVSASHSDRPNIGV; from the coding sequence ATGTCGACCAAGCAATCTTCGGTTCCGGTGTACAAGGTTATTTTGATAGGTGATGCCAGCGTTGGCAAATCCTCTTTGATTCGGAGACTACTCCTCGACGAATTCGATGAAGAATATACCGCAACTGTTGGTGTCGACTTGAGTGCCGTAGCTTTCAACATCGAGGAAATAACACCTGTGATTCTTACAGCGATTGACTTGGGCGGCCAAGCTGATTTTGATGAGCTACGCTCAAAATACTATCAGGGAGCACATTTCGCATGTTTGGTTTACGATATTTCTGATCAACGAAGTTTTGACAGACTTGAACACTGGTATGAAGGCCTCATCGATTCTGTACCCGATTTTGGTTCAGATAGCAAGCTTGGAATGGTATTCGGAAATAAATCTGACTTAGACGATGAACGTGAAGTCAACTCCCTGGATGGAAGACGGTACGCAAGTGAAATCAATTGGCCATTCTATGAAACAAGCGCCAAGACGGGGTATAACGTGAGCAAAGCCTTTACCCGAATCGCGAAAACCCTCTATACGAAATACCCCCCTCACGAGGTATCAGCTAGCCATTCAGACCGACCTAACATTGGCGTATGA